The proteins below come from a single Geothermobacter hydrogeniphilus genomic window:
- a CDS encoding OmpA family protein gives MRQLAWLCLAILTATPAIASTVCREIPVADFGSVVSSPPANAFLIQKGCPENHPVARLRPPLTIRLTAGDERPAPGLPAHWRVLFDLDRSDLDGQDRSILDMVPRNITVRVDGYTCRLGPEAYNQGLSERRAAAVADYLEKRGVNVLSRAGHGEDAPVSDTNLALNRRAVVVETEVAK, from the coding sequence ATGCGTCAACTGGCCTGGCTTTGTCTGGCAATCCTCACAGCAACTCCCGCAATAGCGTCTACCGTCTGCCGGGAGATCCCCGTCGCCGACTTCGGCTCAGTTGTCTCAAGTCCGCCGGCCAACGCGTTTCTTATCCAGAAGGGCTGCCCGGAGAACCATCCGGTCGCGCGGCTCAGGCCTCCACTGACCATCCGGCTCACGGCGGGCGATGAAAGACCGGCCCCCGGTCTTCCCGCCCATTGGAGGGTTCTGTTCGATCTGGACAGGTCGGACCTGGATGGGCAGGACAGGTCGATTCTGGACATGGTGCCCCGGAACATCACGGTCAGGGTGGACGGCTACACCTGCCGGCTCGGTCCCGAAGCCTATAACCAGGGTCTTTCGGAGCGTCGGGCCGCTGCTGTTGCCGATTACCTCGAAAAGCGAGGAGTGAACGTCCTGTCCCGGGCCGGGCATGGAGAGGACGCCCCGGTGTCGGATACGAACCTGGCCCTGAACCGTCGGGCCGTTGTCGTGGAAACGGAGGTCGCGAAATGA
- a CDS encoding TraV family lipoprotein — protein sequence MKKLLILIPLALALSGCSVLNPYEENFRCPGGDSGKCIDVTGAYEEARNPAGKTASASSSDYEEALYGRVRDLLQAPSTPVVVPPRVMRVLMLPYEGEDNELYMLRYAYIFVDRPRWVLTDPLSRGRK from the coding sequence ATGAAGAAACTGTTGATTCTGATTCCGCTGGCCCTGGCCCTGTCGGGCTGCTCGGTTCTGAACCCCTACGAAGAGAATTTCCGCTGTCCGGGGGGAGACAGCGGCAAGTGCATCGATGTCACCGGGGCCTATGAGGAGGCCAGGAATCCGGCGGGAAAAACGGCGAGCGCGTCGAGTTCGGACTACGAAGAGGCGCTTTATGGACGGGTGCGGGATCTGCTTCAGGCCCCGTCCACTCCCGTCGTTGTCCCGCCCAGGGTGATGCGGGTTCTCATGCTTCCCTACGAGGGCGAGGACAACGAGCTCTACATGCTGCGTTACGCCTACATCTTCGTTGACAGGCCGCGCTGGGTCCTGACCGATCCGCTTTCACGGGGGAGGAAGTAG
- a CDS encoding DsbC family protein → MNRIVLTLLALVFLSVRVLADETPKEALNKALLQFSKTLPKTGIDTFKPSPVPGLYQVGAGPEVFYFSPKGYLVFGEIWSQDGRNMTAEAREEIIRANFDRLPMDKALTIGNGPVQVVEFTDPDCPFCRQVDQVLAERADITRHIFFFPLESIHRSARDKAKYILCNEDPNRAMREVYQGGLDNRPIPQPGDCEADTLIDENLRAGGSVGVRGTPTIWINGRRFLGDAKALSTFLDNQKGEVQ, encoded by the coding sequence ATGAACCGCATTGTCCTGACCCTGCTGGCTCTGGTCTTCCTGTCAGTGCGGGTCCTCGCGGATGAGACGCCGAAGGAGGCTCTGAACAAGGCCCTGCTGCAGTTTTCCAAAACCCTGCCGAAGACAGGAATCGACACTTTCAAGCCCTCTCCGGTTCCCGGTCTGTACCAGGTTGGAGCCGGCCCTGAGGTTTTCTACTTCTCGCCCAAGGGCTACCTGGTGTTCGGAGAGATCTGGAGCCAGGACGGCAGGAACATGACCGCCGAGGCCCGCGAGGAAATCATCCGGGCCAACTTCGACAGGCTGCCGATGGACAAAGCCCTGACCATCGGCAACGGGCCGGTCCAGGTGGTCGAATTCACGGACCCCGACTGCCCCTTCTGCCGCCAGGTCGACCAGGTCCTGGCAGAACGTGCAGACATCACCCGTCACATCTTTTTCTTCCCGCTGGAGTCGATTCACAGGTCCGCACGGGACAAGGCCAAGTACATCCTGTGCAACGAGGACCCGAACAGGGCCATGCGGGAGGTTTACCAAGGAGGGTTGGATAACCGGCCCATACCTCAACCTGGAGATTGCGAAGCTGACACCCTGATTGATGAAAACCTGCGAGCCGGGGGTTCGGTAGGCGTGCGGGGGACGCCGACCATCTGGATCAATGGCAGGCGGTTTCTGGGGGACGCAAAAGCACTCTCCACCTTTCTCGACAACCAGAAGGGAGAAGTCCAATGA
- a CDS encoding type-F conjugative transfer system secretin TraK, with amino-acid sequence MNVRKGLLLALVPALLAAPVLAADRDEDPLVVVFPEHTTRVNLSSTDVNRFVCPGPIKDVVFSQDKGIKVKLSGENAFVKFQALKKGQEIQYTRTPSEFYVICDGDVYSMIGMPKQIPAQTLHLSSGRKKKIEKNLSIFDGLPLEKKVLKLIRQVYTGDLPESYTVRPVWKQVNIFDQLWLTAKRDIEVEGEGLGVREYVVSLKAGQKEWRLSEADFLNPRLTHAPLAVAIEEPLLKPGDITRVFIVERRNPDGRRNPLVTEPVQLEQEPAGEKVAEDRFTGEEER; translated from the coding sequence ATGAACGTGCGGAAGGGATTGCTGCTGGCCCTGGTGCCGGCGCTGCTGGCGGCTCCAGTCCTGGCCGCGGACAGGGACGAAGATCCCCTGGTGGTGGTTTTTCCGGAGCACACGACCAGGGTCAACCTGTCCAGCACGGACGTGAACCGTTTTGTCTGCCCGGGACCGATCAAGGACGTGGTGTTCAGTCAGGACAAGGGGATCAAGGTCAAGCTCTCCGGGGAGAATGCCTTTGTGAAGTTCCAGGCGCTGAAGAAGGGGCAGGAGATCCAGTACACCAGGACCCCTTCGGAGTTCTACGTCATCTGCGACGGCGATGTCTACTCGATGATCGGGATGCCGAAGCAGATTCCGGCCCAGACGCTCCATCTCTCCAGCGGGCGGAAGAAGAAGATCGAAAAGAACCTGTCCATCTTCGACGGTCTGCCGCTGGAGAAGAAGGTCCTGAAGCTCATCAGGCAGGTGTACACCGGGGACCTTCCGGAGAGTTACACCGTGCGCCCGGTATGGAAACAGGTCAACATCTTCGACCAGCTTTGGCTGACCGCCAAGCGTGACATCGAAGTTGAAGGGGAGGGGCTTGGGGTCCGCGAATATGTCGTTTCCCTCAAGGCGGGCCAGAAGGAATGGCGGTTGTCCGAAGCGGACTTTCTGAATCCCCGATTGACCCACGCTCCCCTGGCGGTTGCCATCGAGGAGCCGCTGCTGAAACCAGGGGACATCACCCGCGTGTTCATCGTCGAGCGGCGCAATCCGGACGGGCGGCGCAACCCCCTGGTCACCGAACCTGTCCAGCTGGAACAGGAACCGGCGGGAGAAAAGGTGGCGGAAGACCGGTTCACCGGCGAGGAGGAACGATGA
- a CDS encoding type IV conjugative transfer system protein TraL, with product MRNTTTRRMPQYLTQPYQLLWFEPDDMAVMVLAYLMAMIFGGWFWWLMLIVLPTIYSRLKRNHPRGFLRHSLYMLGWTDMQGYPDYFEDEFIE from the coding sequence ATGCGGAACACGACGACGCGGCGGATGCCGCAATACCTGACCCAACCCTATCAGCTTCTCTGGTTCGAGCCGGACGATATGGCCGTCATGGTACTGGCCTACCTGATGGCCATGATTTTCGGCGGCTGGTTCTGGTGGTTGATGCTGATCGTGTTGCCGACGATCTACTCCCGGCTCAAACGCAACCACCCTCGCGGCTTTCTCCGTCACAGCCTCTACATGCTCGGATGGACGGACATGCAGGGCTACCCGGACTATTTCGAGGATGAATTCATCGAGTAA
- a CDS encoding TraB/VirB10 family protein produces the protein MSFKDTWKNLDPAKKKKAVRALCIAGVLVFALFAYQVRTKPAPAPARKGKPVDLLDDTRTLQKSLYQESRRELKKRDQQMAELKRRLDALMKKEEEEKRSGDAALSKPDGEKTPGGKVSGPDNELPVLPAYPPPPPGSVYPSRGITGQTPPGPPGPPPAPEEVVLIGEIGTVSAPAEAAPGQDKKKDRNRRIYLPPSFMAATLLSGLDAPTAEMGKGNPVPALLRIQDLAVLPNDVKADLKGCFAIVSGYGNLATERANMQAVSLSCLTNRGEAVIDQKIKGFLVDQDGKIGLKGRVVSRMGGAIARSMTAGFFGGMGDYISSQNQVTSTSALGTTTTIDTGDAAKYGLGAGLSSGFKDIQKFYLDLAKQAVPVIEIGPTKKVTLVVEEGTMLVLRDPNEEGTK, from the coding sequence ATGAGTTTCAAGGACACCTGGAAAAACCTGGACCCGGCGAAGAAGAAAAAGGCGGTCAGGGCGCTGTGCATCGCCGGGGTTCTCGTCTTCGCCCTGTTTGCCTATCAGGTCCGCACGAAGCCGGCCCCGGCGCCGGCCAGGAAGGGCAAGCCGGTTGATCTGCTGGACGACACCAGGACCCTGCAGAAATCCCTCTATCAGGAGAGCAGGAGGGAACTGAAAAAAAGGGACCAGCAGATGGCCGAGCTGAAAAGGCGCCTTGATGCGCTGATGAAAAAGGAAGAAGAGGAGAAAAGGAGCGGGGATGCGGCCCTGTCGAAGCCAGACGGTGAAAAGACTCCCGGCGGGAAGGTGTCCGGCCCGGACAATGAGTTGCCGGTGCTGCCGGCCTATCCGCCGCCACCGCCCGGATCTGTCTATCCTTCCCGGGGCATCACCGGGCAGACGCCTCCCGGTCCTCCGGGGCCGCCTCCGGCTCCGGAAGAAGTGGTGCTGATCGGAGAGATCGGTACCGTGTCCGCGCCGGCGGAAGCCGCACCTGGCCAGGATAAAAAAAAAGACAGGAACCGGCGGATTTATCTCCCTCCCTCGTTCATGGCGGCGACCCTTCTTTCCGGCCTGGACGCGCCTACCGCTGAAATGGGCAAAGGGAACCCGGTTCCGGCCCTGCTGCGCATCCAGGACCTGGCCGTTCTCCCGAACGACGTAAAAGCCGACCTGAAAGGCTGCTTCGCCATCGTGTCGGGCTACGGCAACCTGGCGACCGAGCGGGCCAACATGCAGGCGGTATCCCTGTCCTGCCTGACCAACAGGGGGGAGGCGGTTATCGACCAGAAGATCAAGGGTTTCCTGGTCGACCAGGACGGCAAGATCGGACTGAAAGGCCGGGTGGTTTCGCGCATGGGGGGGGCCATCGCCCGGTCGATGACCGCCGGGTTCTTCGGCGGCATGGGCGACTACATCTCGTCCCAGAACCAGGTCACGTCCACCAGCGCCCTTGGCACAACGACTACCATAGATACCGGCGACGCGGCGAAATACGGCCTTGGAGCCGGTCTTTCGAGCGGATTCAAGGACATCCAGAAGTTCTACCTGGACCTGGCGAAGCAGGCTGTTCCGGTCATCGAAATCGGCCCGACAAAGAAGGTCACGCTGGTTGTCGAGGAAGGAACCATGTTGGTGCTGCGTGATCCGAACGAGGAGGGCACGAAATGA
- a CDS encoding type IV conjugative transfer system protein TraE → MKLDLFVQKSSNLFARNRLLMVIVTLIGGLTLFNSLMLQAALNRQAVILVPPGFKEKVRLTAGTIDESYAREMARYLVDLLLVYNPGTVRKQFEEALTLIAPEKISEFQSRLLETVDTVELSSVSKVFYTTGMRLRPADNIIEVTGIEKTFVQDQKTEEKQKLYSIEFSVRGGRFYVTSLSGRDLR, encoded by the coding sequence GTGAAGCTTGACCTGTTTGTCCAGAAATCCAGCAACCTGTTCGCCAGGAACCGGCTGCTGATGGTGATCGTGACACTGATCGGCGGTCTGACGCTGTTCAATTCCCTCATGCTGCAGGCGGCCCTGAACCGGCAGGCGGTGATCCTGGTGCCGCCGGGATTCAAGGAAAAGGTCCGTCTGACCGCCGGGACGATCGACGAGAGCTACGCCCGTGAAATGGCGCGATACCTGGTCGACCTGCTGCTGGTCTACAACCCCGGAACAGTCCGCAAGCAGTTCGAGGAGGCGTTGACGCTGATTGCCCCGGAAAAGATTTCGGAGTTCCAGTCCCGGCTTCTCGAAACCGTGGATACGGTCGAGTTGTCGTCGGTTTCCAAGGTCTTCTACACGACCGGGATGCGGCTCAGGCCGGCGGACAACATCATCGAGGTGACCGGGATCGAAAAGACCTTCGTTCAGGACCAGAAGACGGAGGAGAAGCAGAAGCTCTACAGCATCGAGTTCTCCGTTCGTGGCGGACGGTTTTACGTGACCAGCCTCAGCGGGAGGGATTTGCGATGA